The Pseudomonas saponiphila DNA window CTGCAAGCGATCGCCAGCAGCAGCGACAGGCCCATGAGCAGCGGCTGGTAATACAGGCTGGCGCTGGAGCGCATGGCCGAGACGCCGACGTAGTGCATGCCGCTGATGCCCAGGCCGATCCATATCGCGGCAACGGCGCAGCGCCACAATGGCAATTGCTGGTGGCTCAAGGTGTTCATCGCCAGCCAGGCGGCAATCAACGCGATGAGCAGGGAAAGCAGGGTCGGTGACAGGTCGTAGTGAATCGTTAGAGGCGCTTCGAACGCCAGCATGCCGATGAAGTGCATGGTCCAGATACCGCCGGCCAGGCAGCAGGCGCCGACCCAGCGCCACAGGCGTTGACTGGTCGGTTGCTCGACGTGGCTGACGCGTTCGGCCATGTCCAGGGTCGCGAAGCTGGCGGCGCAGGCCACCAGGTAGGCCAGCAGCACCAGAACCGGGTTATGAGTGCAGTGCAGAACCACCTGCCCACTGTCTGGAAGCTCGCTGATGAAATGCACACCCAGCCAGTCCATAGAATGCCCATCTCTGAGTCATAGGAGGTCGGCGGAGCCGCGCGCCAACGAGTGCTTGGAGTATAGAAGGCACCCGGTGGCTGCAATCGGGGGTGGCATTTTGCTGCCAATGATTTGCTTATGAGCGCTATCGCCAATGGCGCTAAGCGCTTTTCTCGAACCAGGGCTCGTGATCGATGGGGTCCAGGGGCGCGAGGCCGAAGGCCGCGCGGGCGGCGTCGCAATCGCTGTTGTGCTGGCCGTCGGCCCAGGAAGCCTCGAACTCCCGGCACGGGCTGGAACGCTGTTGATAAATTGTGCAGCTCACGCGCTCGCCGACTTCGCCTTCAAGGGCGATGCAGCGCGGCGACTTGCAGTCGGTGCCGAGCATGGCCACCCGAGTGGGATTGATGCTCTGCACCAGATCGTCGGGGACCGTACCACCGGATGAGGCGCATTCGCCCCAGAAAAAAGACACACGAAAGTATGAACAGCAGGCACCGCAATTCAGACACGGACTGGCTTCGGACATAGGCGTATTCAAAGGGAAAGGGGGAGGGTAAAGGGGGTAGGCAGGCGGCTATTCTAGGCTTCCCATCGGCCATGGGAAGGGGGGGGCGAGGTATTTTTTCAACCTCGGCCAAGTCCTTGAAAAGACTGGCAAGCGCCCGGGTGGCGGGGGCTGTGGCGGATTGGCCGATGCCCGGATCGGTGCCTTGAGGCCCGCCCCGGGCGCCTGGCTGCGATGAGTCGATATCAGGCTGGCGAATAATCACAGACAGCTGCAGCGGGCCTGACTAGATTGCAGCTTCCAGGCTCGCTTGCGTCTGGCCGAATAACAATAAAGAGATCGACCCATGGATAACTCGACTCAAGCGGCAAATGCCTGGCGCATTTTGTTCCTGTTGTTTTTGGCAAACCTGTTCAACTTCTTCGATCGCACCATCCCCGCCATCATCATCGAGCCGATCCGCATGGAATGGCACCTGAGCGACTTTCAGCTGGGGATCATCGGCACCGCCTTCACCCTCGTCTACGCCATCGCCGGCCTGCCCCTGGGGCGCCTGGCCGACACCGGCTCGCGCAGCAAGCTGATGGGCTGGGGGCTGGCGGTGTGGAGCGGACTCACCGCAGTGAACGGCATGGTCGGCAGTTTCTGGAGCTTCCTGCTGGTGCGCATGGGGGTCGGCATCGGCGAAGCCAGCTATGCGCCGGCGGCCAACTCGCTGATTGGCGATCTGTTTCCGGCCCATCGTCGGGCCCGGGCCATGGGGATCTTCATGCTCGGCCTGCCCCTGGGGCTGGTGCTGGCGTTCTTCACCATCGGGGCCATGGTCAAGGCCTTCGACAGCTGGCGGGCGCCATTCTTCATTGCCGCGGTGCCGGGGCTGGTGCTGGCGGTGTTCATGTTCTTCATCAAGGAGCCCAAGCGCGGCGCCGCGGAAACGGTGAAGGTAGCGCAAGTACCTATCGACCGACCGATCCGCCGGGTGCTGGCGATACCGACCTTTCTCTGGCTGACCCTGGCCGGGCTGACCTTCAACTTCGCCACCTATGCCTGCAACTCGTTCCTGGTGCCGATGCTCCAGCGTTACTTCCTCATGCCCCTGCAGGAGGCGGCGATGGCTACCGGGCTGATTGTTGGTGTCACCGGGCTGGTGGGGCTGACCCTGGGCGGCTGGTTCGCCGACAAGATCCATCAGCGGGTTGCCAACGGGCGACTGCTGTTCGCCGCCTGCAGCCTGATCATCTCGACCCTGGCCACCGCCTGGGCGCTGCATGCCGGGCGCGTCGAGATCGGGGTGTTCGTCGCGGTGTTCAGTATTGGCTGGCTGTTTGCCTACAACTTCTACACCTGCGTCTACACCGCCCTGCAGGATGTGGTCGAACCGCGCTTGCGGGCCACCGCCATGGCCCTGTTCTTCGCCGGCCTGTACTTGCTGGGTGGCGGCCTGGGGCCGGTGGTGGTCGGTGCGCTGTCGGACCATTTTGCCCACTCGGCGATGTATGCCGCGGGCGCGCAGCAGATGACCGAGGAGTTCAAGGCCATCGGCCTGCATGACGCCATGTACCTGATTCCGGTGGCGCTGTTCCTGACCCTGGTGTTTCTGTTTCAGGCCGCCCGTTGCTTTGTCGGCGACTCCCAGCGCATGAAGGACGATTTGGCGCTGGCCGCGCCTGCTGCGCGTGCGCTGGTGGTCTGAGCCTGCGCGCCGCGCCCTCCGTAGGAGCCGGCTTGCCGGCGAAGCGGACGAAAGAGTTCGAGGTTGGGGCGTTGCTGCGAGGGCGCTTTCGCGGGCAAGCCCGCTCCTACAGATGGCAGGCAACAAAAAGCCCGCATGATGCGGGCTTTTTGTTGAGCGGATGGAGCCAGGCAATCAGCCCGCCACCAGCACCCGGATCGCTTCCAGGCGCAGGGCGGCTTTATCCAGCATCGCCAGGCCCTGTTCCCGTTGCTTGCGCAGGGCGACCAGCTCGCTGTCACGTACCGTCGGGTTGACCGCTTGCAAGGCCGTCAGGCGCGCCAGCTCCTCGTCGGTATCGGCGGCCAGGCGACGTTTCGCTTCAGCCACGCGCTCGGCGTGGCGTGGCGCAACCTTGGCCTCACCGGCGTTGATCTTCGGCGCCAGCTGGTCGCGCTGGGCCTGGATGAACTTGTTGGCGCTGGCCTTGGGCACGCTTTCCAGCTGGTCGTTGAGGGTTTCGAAAGCCACCCGTGGCGACAGGTCGTTGCCGTTGGCATCCAGCAGGCAGCGCAGGGCGGCCGGCGGCAGGTAGCGGCCCAGTTGCAACGAGCGTGGAGCCACCACTTCACTGACGTACAGCAGTTCAAGCAGCACGGTGCCGGGTTTCAGCGCCTTGTTCTTGATCAGCGCCACGGCGGTGTTGCCCATGGAGCCGGACAGTACCAGGTCCATGCCGCCTTGCACCATCGGGTGTTCCCAGGTGATGAACTGCATGTCCTCGCGGGACAGCGCCTGGTTGCGGTCGTAGGTGATGGTCACGCCTTCGTCGTCGCCCAGGGGGAAGCTGGCGTCGAGCATCTTCTCGCTGGGCTTGAGGATCAGGGCGTTTTCCGAGTGGTCTTCGCTGTCGATGCCGAAGGCGTCGAACAGGGTTTCCATGTAGATCGGCAGGGCGAACTGGTCGTCCTGTTCGAGGATCGCCTCCACCAGCGCCTCGCCTTCACCGGCGCCGCCGGAGTTGAGTTCCAGCAGGCGGTCGCGGCCGGTGTGCAGTTCGGCTTCCAGGCGCTCGCGTTCGCCGCGGGCTTCGTCGATCAGGGCTTGCCACTCGCCATCATCGGCATTCTCCAGCAGCGGCAGCAGGCGCGGGCCGAACTGATGCTGCAGGGCGTTGCCGGTCGGGCAGGTATTGAGGAAGGCGTTCAGGGCTTCGTTGTACCACTGGAACAGACGCTCTTGCGGGCTGGTTTCCAGGTACGGCACGTGCAGTTCGATTACGTGTTTCTGACCGATCCGGTCCAGACGGCCGATGCGCTGCTCCAGCAGGTCCGGGTGCGACGGCAGATCGAACAGCACCAGGTGGTGGGCGAACTGGAAGTTGCGGCCTTCACTGCCGATTTCCGAGCAGATCAGCACCTGGGCGCCGAACTCTTCGTCAGCGAAGTAGGCGGCGGCGCGGTCGCGCTCAAGGATGTTCATGCCCTCATGGAACACCGTGGTCGGGATGCCGGAACGCACGCGCAGGGCGTCTTCCAGGTCCATGGCGGTTTCGGCGTGGGCGCAGATCACCAGGACCTTGGTGCGCTTGAGCATTTTCAGCTGGTCGATCAGCCACTCGACCCGCGGGTCGAATTTCCACCAGCGCTGTTCTTCGTCGCCGGCCTCGGGCTGCGCCTGGAAGCTGACTTCCGGGTACAGCTCGGCGTGTTCGCCCAGGGGCAGTTCCAGGTATTCGTCCGGGCATGGCAGCGGGTAGGCGTGCAGCTTGCGCTCCGGAAAGCCCTGCACCGCGGCGCGGGTGTTGCGGAACAGCACGCGGCCGGTGCCGTGGCGGTCCAGCAGTTCGCGCACCAGGCGCGCGCTGGCTTCGCTGTCGCCGTCGTTGACCGCGGCCAGCAGGGCTTCGCCTTCGTTGCCGAGGAAGCCATGGATGGTCTGGTGCGCCTCGGCGGACAGGCGGCCCTTGTCTAGCAGTTCCTGCACGGCTTCGGCCACTGGACGGTAGTTTTCGCTCTCGGCACGGAAGGCCGCGAGGTCGTGGAAGCGGTTCGGGTCCAGCAGGCGCAAACGGGCGAAGTGGCTGTCCTGGCCCAGTTGTTCCGGGGTTGCGGTCAGCAGCAGCACGCCGGGGATGGTTTCGGCCAACTGTTCCACCAGGGCGTATTCCGGGCTGACCTGGTCTTCGTGCCACACCAGGTGGTGGGCTTCGTCCACCACCATCAGGTCCCAGCCAGCGGCGAACAGCGCGTCCTGGGCCTTCTCGTCGTCCACCAGCCACTCCAGGGCCACCAGGGCCAGCTGGGTGTCTTCGAACGGGTTGCTGGCATCGCTTTCGATAAAGCGCTCTTCATCGAACAGCGCCACTTGCAGGTTGAAGCGTCGGCGCATTTCCACCAGCCACTGGTGCTGGAGGTTTTCCGGAACCAGGATCAGCACCCGGCTGGCACGGCCCGAGAGCAACTGGCGATGGATCACCAGACCGGCTTCGATGGTCTTGCCCAGGCCCACTTCGTCCGCCAGCAGGACCCGCGGCGCGATGCGGTCGGCCACTTCACGGGCAATGTGCAACTGGTGGGCGATGGGTTGGGCGCGCACGCCACCCAGGCCCCAGAGCGAGGATTGCAGCTGGCGGCTGGTGTGTTCCAGGGTGTGGTAGCGCAGGGAGAACCAGGCCAGCGGGTCGATCTGCCCGGCGAACAGACGGTCGCTGGCCAGACGGAACTGGATGAAGTTCGAGAGCTGGGTTTCCGGCAGGGTGACGGCTTCGTTCTGCCCGTTGAGGCCGTGGTAGACCAGCAGGCCATCGACATCGTCGACTTCCTGAACGGTCATTTTCCAGCCTTCGAAGTGGGTGATGCTGTCACCCGGAGAGAACCTCACACGGGTGAGGGGCGCATTCCGTAGCGCATACTGGCGGGTGTCGCCAGTGGCCGGATAGAGCACGGTCAGCAAGCGACCGTCCTGTGCCAGAACGGTGCCTAAACCCAGCTCGGCTTCGCTGTCACTAATCCAGCGTTGCCCCGGTTGATACTGCTGCGCCATGCTGCCTGACTCCCGCTTTGAAAAAGCCGACTATCTTAACGGAACGACGCTTCCAGTCCAAAGAACTCTGATAAAAACCCCTGGATTAAAAGGTAGCGTAAGGCGTGCATTCGTCGGGTGGCGGGGCACTATCGGCTGACGACTGGGTCACACTTTTGCGACCGATGGCTCAAGTCGCCCATGCCGCAGCCGACAGCCTGCCGACAGGAGAACCATAATATGTTGCCACCGATGCTCCCCTTGAGTGCCGTGCCCATCACCGCCCAGCAGGATCCGGTCCGCCAGCGACCGGACATTCCACCTGTGGTGCCGGTGCAGGAAAGCTCCAACGAAAGCACCATCGACCTGCAAAAGCGCGATGCCGAGCAGTCGGCCCTGCTATTGCGCGAAGAGCAGCAGCGCCAGCAGGAAAAACAGCGGCGCAAGCGTGAGGCCGATGATGATCCCGAGCAGCACCTGGCCGTACCCGGGGACGAGTTGAACGCCGACAACACCGTGCCGGTGGTGCCGCTGATTGAAGACGCCCCGCGCCAGGGCCTGTGGGTGGATGTCGAAGTCTAGGGCCGATGGGCTTGCGCCAGTTCCGCGAGGGCCTGCAACAGGCGCTCGATTTCCTCTTCTGTATTGAAATAACTCACTGCGATCCGGGCTATGTCACTTAGGCCCCGGGCCTGCATGTCCAGCGGTGTGTAGTGAATGCCATTGGCGCCAATGTTGATGTGGCGGCGCGCCAGTTCCTCCTTCAGCGTCAGCCCGTCCCAGCCTTCGAGGGTGAAGGCGATCAAGGCCGATTGCTGCCCCGGGCGGCCCAGATCCCGGAGTTGCACGCCGGGCAAACGCTCCAGCCCCCGGCGTACGCTGTCGCTCAGCATCTGGATCCTCTGGGCGATGGCGTCAATGCCGATGTGCTCCAGCTCCTGCAGGGCATTGGCCAGACCGGCCAGCAGCACCATCGACACTTCACTGGTTTCAAAGCGTCGGGCATCGTTGCGCAGGGCGAAGCCCTGGCCGTCCCAGGGGGCCGACAAGACGTCCCGTGGCAGCGGGTTGAGCTGTTCGAGGAAGCCCGGCCGTACATAGAGCAAGGCTGTGCCCCGAGGGCCGCGCAGGTATTTGCGCCCGGCGGCCTTGAGCACATCGCAGCCCAGCGCCTGCACGTCACACGGCAACTGGCCCACAGCCTGGGCGGCGTCGATGAAATAGGGGATGCGCCATTGGCGCGCCAACTGGCCAATGGCGGCTGCCGGGTTGATCAGCCCGCCGTTGGCCGGCAGCCAGGTCAGGGCGATCAACCGCACCCGGGTGTCGAGCATGGATTGCAGCGCCTGGACTGAAACCGCGCCTTGGCTGTCGCAGGGAATCACCTCCAGCTGCGCGCCAGCCGCTATGGCCGGGGTCATGCAGGCCAGGTTGCCGGCCCATTCCTGGCGCCCTACGAGGATCCGGTCTCCCGGTTGCCAGGCGGGCAGGGCGTGGAAAGCCATGCCCCAGGCCGCCGAGCCACTGCTGGCAAAGGCAATCGCTTGCGGGCTGGTATTGAGCAGACGGGCCGCGGCTTGTCGCGCTTGCTCCTGCCACTGCGCGCCATGGCGGGCGGCTTCCATCGGTCCGCTATGCGCTTCGCGTTGCAGTTGGTCCAGCATAGCGTCCAGGGTGCCCTGGCTGGGCAATGAAGCCCCGGCATGATTGAAATGGCAGACCCGGGCACACCCTGGCGTGGCGGCCCGCAGCCGGGAGATCTGCTCCAGGCCCAGGGGCTTCACGGCTTGAGCTCGAAAATCCCGTCGACCTCCACCGCGACACCGGCGGGCAGGCTGGCGACGCCCACCGAGGTGCGGGCATGCCGGCCCTTCTCGCCCAAGGCATTGACCAACAGGTTGGAGGCCCCGTTGGCGACCTGGCCATGCTGCTTGAAGTCGGCGCTGGCGGCGATGAACACCCCCAGCCGACTGATGCGTTGCAGCCGTGACAGGTCGTCACCCAGGGCGGCCGCCAGCTGCGCCAGCAGGGCCAGGGCTGCCAGCTCGGCGGCCTGGGCGCCTTGCTCGACGCTGAGGTGGTCACCGAGCCGGCCAAGCAACTGCGGATGCTCCTCGGCCGACGGCGTCTGCCCGGAGATGAACAGCAGGTTCTGGCTGCGGACATGGTTGACGTAGTTGGCGATCGGCTGGCCAGGAGGCGGCAGTTCAAGACCCAGTTGTTGCACTCGTTGCTGCAGAGAGTCGCTCATGGCAAGTCCTCGAATGAAAGGCTTGCAGCATCGGTGTTCGCTCCCGGGGCGACAAACGGATAGATCTAATCCGACGTATCTGAATTTCTCATGTGTCGCGGCCCTGCTCCATCAACTCCTGCTCTAACAACCCCTGCTCTAACAACCCCTGCTCTAACAACCAGTGCGCAAAACACTCGGCCGACGGATTGGCTGCGCCTTCGGCGGTCACCAGCCAGTAGCCGATGTGAGGGCTGTGCAGGGAGGGCAGGTCGAAGGCATCCACCAGGCTGCCTTGGGTGAGGTGGCGCCGAATCAACTGGCGGCGGCCCATGGCGATGCCTTGGCCGGCCACTGCCGCTTCCACCACGATGTTGTAGTCATGGAGCATGACGCTGGGGTGGGAGCCGAGGTCGATCCTGTTCTGCCTGTTCCAGTCGTCCCACTCAAACGGCCGGTGGGAACGGGCCATCAGCAAGGTGCCATTGGCCAGGGCACGGGCCTTGAACTCCGGGCTGCACACTGGCGACAGCTGTTCGGCGAGAAAGCGCCTGGCCTCGACCTTGGGCCAGTTGCCCTTGCCGTAGCGAATGGCCAGGTCGACCTCGGCCCCGGCCACATCCGCCAGGTCGATTGCCGGCTGCAGTTCCAGCTGGATCTGTGGGTAACGGCGGCTGAAGTCCACCAGGCGCGGGGCCAGCCACAAGGTGGCGAAGGACGCCAGCAGGCCAACGCGCAGCACCCGCGGCGGTTGCGCGGGCAGCAGTGCCCGGGTGGCGGCGGCGATCTGCTCCAGGGCTGGCTGGATCTGCCGGTAATAGCTGGCGCCTGCGGCGGTCAGGTCGATGGCGCGGGTACGCCGCACAAACAGTGGCTGGCCCAGGTGCTGTTCGAGCTTGTGCACTTGATGGCTGATCGCGCTCTGGCTGACACACAGCTCTCGGGCCGCCTTGCTGAAACTCAGGTGGCGGGCCACGGCCTCGAAGGCGCGCAGGGCCAGTAGGGGGGGCAGGTGCTGGGGCGTTTGCACATCCGCTTTCCTGTGGGTGGGGGCGGCCATTGTGCGGATAAAAAAACCTTCCGGCAGCGACTTTCTTGCATTCGCGTGGGTCTGATCACTGGTCAGGTGCGGCGCCGCGTCGCATTATTGGCACATTCGCCAGGGCCGCCGCGGGTTCCAGACCGCGCGGACGATATTGACTTCGAGTGATGCAAGCCAAGCCATGAATCAAGACGACAAACTGATCGACCTGACTGCCGAGCGCGCCAAGCGCGTGCATGACCTCAATGAAAAGCGCCTGAACGAAGTGCGCCAGGCATTCGAACAGGCCATGCCGTTGGGCAAAGCCAAGAAAAAACCGAAAAACAAACCGAAAAAGCGCTGAACAGGGCGCTTTTTTGTTGATACAAGTCAGTTATTCCCCCTTCCTCGCGCCCACTCATGGGCGACATTGACCCCGGTCAATTTTCCCCGCCGCCTCTTTGGTTAACTTAGCCCCATCGCAACAGGGCAAGAGCAGGAGGCCAGTCATGTTTTTCGACAATGTGGTGATCGCCGGAGTGCTGACTGTCGGCCTCATGGTTCTGTTTTTCGCAGGGTTTGGATTCTTCATCTGGAAAGACGCGAATAAGCGTAAAAAACCTTAAGTCTCTCCAGAGCAACGAGCACGCAAGGCATTTTGGGCAACTTCGGTTGCCCTTTTTTTTGCCTGCAGAAAAGCGTGAGGCATAAAAAAAGGTGCGTCCCCGGGGACGCACCTTTTTTGCGGATTTCGGTGAACGTGACCGAGCGTTTCGCTAATACGTGACCGGTGCTTCCACCCCGGTTGCGCGGGTTCTGGATTGTAATCGCATCGGTCACGATGCGGCTTGTTCCTCGGCTTTTTTTCGGCGCAGCGACTCGCCTTTCATCGTCAGTCGGTAGGCGTTGTGCACCAGGCGGTCGAGGATGGCATCGGCCAGGGTCGGGTCGTTGATCCAGCCGTGCCAGTGCTCGATGGGCAGTTGGCTCGTCAGGATGGTGGAGCGGCTGCCAGCGCGGTCGTCGATCACCTCCAGCAGGTCATGCCGGGCTCCTTCCTCCAGCGGGGCTAGCGCCCAGTCGTCCAGCACCAGGACGTCGACCTTTGCCAGCTGTTGCAGGGTACGGCCGAAGCTGCCGTCGCCATGAGCGATGCGCAGTTGTTCCAGCAGGCGCGGGGTGCGCAGGTACAGGGTGCTATAGCCCTGGCGGCAGGCCTGGTTGCCCAGGGCGCAGGCCAGCCAGGTTTTGCCGGCACCGGTCGGGCCGGTCAGCAGCAGGTTGTGCTGCTGGCGGATCCAGTCGCCACTGGCCAGGGTGGCGATCAGACGCTCGTCCAGGGCGCGTCCGGTGCGGCGGTCGAGATCTTCCAGGCAGGCGTTGGCGTACTTGAGCTTGGCCTTCTTGCGCAGCCGTACCAGGCGCTGGTTGTCACGCCAGGCCAGTTCGCGGTCGAGCAGTAGGCCGAGGCGTTCATCGAAGCTCAGGCTGTGGCTGGCCGGCAGCGTCCATTGCTCTTCCAGGGCGCGGGCCATGCCGTCCAGGCGTAGCTGGTGCAGTTGATTCAGGGTGTGTTGCGGCATCATCGAACAGCTCCTGTTGCGGGGGTTGGTAGTAGTCGGCGCCACGGACGTTCTCGTGGTCGCCGGGTAAGGTCGTTTCGGCGGCACGCTGGGGCAGCGGCTGTTGATCCAGGCCTTGCTGGAGCAGGTTGCGCACGCTGCGCCCGGTGAAGGCGCGCAGGTGTACGGCACGTTCGGCAGCGGCTTCCAGGCGTGCATTGCCATAGCGCCGGGCCAGCGAGAGCAGGCCGAGGCAGGCGCGGTAGCCCATCTCCGGGTGCGGCTTGTGGGTCAGTTGGTGATCGATCAGTTGGCGCGTGTAGGGGCCGATCCGCGCGCCCCAGTCGAGCAGGCGTTGTGGCGTCCATTCGCGATGCGCCTGGTGCGCCGCGGGCATGTGCTCGCGCTGGGTACTGTAAGCGCCGCGTCGCCCCAGCAGCAGGTGGCTGGCCACCCGCCGGTTGCCATGCAGCACTTCCAGGGTGTGTGCCGTCAGTCGCACGTCCACGTTCTGCCGGGCCAGGGCGGAGGGCACGCTGTAGAAGCTGCCATTGACCTCGATGTGGTAGTCGATGCTGACCTTGCAGCGCTTGAAGGTGGCGACCTCGTAGGGATGCACCGGCAGCGCTCGCAAGGCCGGGCGATCCAGGCGCTCGAACCAGTCGCGCCGGCAGCCATCGAGCCGCTTGAACGGGCGCCGATTCAGATCCTCCAGCAGCTCGGCGATGGCCTGGTTAAGCGCATGCAGGCTGAAGAACTGCCGATGGCGCAGCCGCGCCATGATCCAGCGCTCGACCACCTGCACCGCCACCTCGGCCTTGGCCTTGTCCTGAGGCTTGCGTGGCCGTGCCGGCAGGATCACCGTCTGGTAATGACGCGCGCACTCCAGCGTGGCCCGGTTCAGGCCCGGCTCGTAGCGATCCGGCTGGGCGACCAGGGCGCGCGGATTGTCCGGCACAACCATTTCCGGCACGCCGCCAAAGTAGGTCAGAGCCTGGCCCAGCGAGGTCAGCCAGTCCACCTGGGTTTCGCCTGGCGTCGCGCAGGCATAGGTGTAATTCGAGGCGCCCAGGGCGGCGACGAAGATGTGCGCCCGGCGCACTTCGCCGGTGGCCGGGTCGACCACCGGCAGCGTCGGCCCGGCATAGTCGATGAATAGCTTCTCGCCCGCACGGTGCAGCTGACGCATCGAACGTTTGAGCGTCTGGGCGTAGCGCCGGTAGTGCTCGACGAACTGGGTGTAGCGGTAGGTCGGCTGGCCCGCATGCGCGGCGAGATATTCCTCCCACAGCAGCTGCAAGGTCACGCCCTTGCGTCGCAACTCGCGGTGGATGCTCAGCACATCGGGCAGCACTCGCTCACCGCGCGGCTTGTTCGTCGACGTCGGTGCAAACAAGGCGGCCGCCAGCGCGGCCTCGTCCATGGCCACCAGCGCCGGCCAGTCCAGCCCGGCCACCCGCGCCGCCGCGATGTACTTGCTAACCACGCCCTTGGACAGCTGCAAGGCACGGGCAATCTTCTCGTGGGACAAGCCGGCCTCAAACTTGAGGCGCAGACATTCTTTGATGTTTCGCATGGCTACTCGCGGCGCCGCCATCTTCCTCTCCCGAAATCGGTCGAGGATGGCGGCGCATCAGGTCATGCGCAACGAAGGGGAAGGCTTTCGCTAAGTCGTGACCGGCGATTTCGGTAAGCCGTGACCACCTGTTTCGGAACAGGCGGAAAATCGGTCACGTTGCTACCGAAATGAGCGGTCACGCGTTAGCGAAATGACCGGTCACGATCAACCGAAACGGCCGGTCACGGTGCTCCGAAATCCGCACCTTTTTTATTCTCGGACCGGTGGATCAGGTGCCCAGGACCTTCGACGCCGCCCAGAACAGGCCGGCCGACAGGGCCACCGTGGCCGGCAGAGTCAGCACCCAGGCCAGCAGGATGGTCTTCACCGTGCCGCCTTGCAGGCCGCTCTTGTTGGCGACCATGGTCCCGGCCACGCCGGAGGAGAGCACGTGGGTGGTGGACACCGGCAGGCTGAAGATATTCGCCAGGCCGATCAGGCCCGCAGCGGTGATCTGTGCCGACATGCCCTGAGCGTAGGTCATGCCCTGTTTGCCGATCTTCTCGCCAATGGTCAGCACCACGCGCTTCCAGCCGATCATGGTGCCCAGGCCCAGTGCCAGGGCCACCGCCAGGATCACCCAGAACGGCGCGTACTCGGTGGTGGCGGTCAGGTCCTTGCGCAGCTTGTCCAGGTCGGCCTTTTCACGGGCTGCCAGGTCCGGCAGTTTGCCCACCTTCTTCGCCGTATCGTCCAGGCACAGCAGGTAGCGACGCACTTCGATGCGGCTCTCCGGCGACAGCGAGTGGTAATCGGCGACACCATTGAGGCTGCTCAGCAGGGCGCTGATGGTCGGCTCGGTTTGTTGCGGATTGCAGCGGAACTTGCCCGGCAGGTCGTCTTTCACGCTCTTGCCCAAGGCCAGGAATTCGCCCAGGGAGTCGTGGTTGCGCTCATAGAACTGGCTCAGGTGCAGGGTCGCGTCGCGGGTCCGCTCGATCTGGTAGGTGGTGCTGTTGAGGTCCAGCACGAATTGCGCGGGGACGATACCGATCAGCACCAGCATGATCAGGCCAATGCCCTTCTGACCGTCGTTGGAACCGTGGACGAAGCTCACGGCCATGGCCGAGATCACCAGGACCAGACGGTTCCAGAACGGTGGGTGCTTCTTGTCATCGATCTTGCGTCGCTGTTCCGGGGTCTTGTGCATCTTGGAGATCGGCCGCCACCATTTCAGGCCGATCAGCACCAGTGCGGCAATCAGGAAGCCGGCCATTGGCGAGAACACCAGGGAAGCGCCGATATCGATCGCTTTCTGCCAGTTCACGCCGTCCCCCAGAGGGATGTCGTTGAGCAGGGCATTGGCCAGGCCGACACCGAGGATCGAGCCGATCAGGGTGTGGGAACTGGAGGCCGGGATGCCGAAATACCAGGTGCCCAGGTTCCAGGCGATGGCCGCCGCCAGCAGCGAGAAGACCATGGCCAGA harbors:
- a CDS encoding YkgJ family cysteine cluster protein gives rise to the protein MSEASPCLNCGACCSYFRVSFFWGECASSGGTVPDDLVQSINPTRVAMLGTDCKSPRCIALEGEVGERVSCTIYQQRSSPCREFEASWADGQHNSDCDAARAAFGLAPLDPIDHEPWFEKSA
- the rapA gene encoding RNA polymerase-associated protein RapA, producing the protein MAQQYQPGQRWISDSEAELGLGTVLAQDGRLLTVLYPATGDTRQYALRNAPLTRVRFSPGDSITHFEGWKMTVQEVDDVDGLLVYHGLNGQNEAVTLPETQLSNFIQFRLASDRLFAGQIDPLAWFSLRYHTLEHTSRQLQSSLWGLGGVRAQPIAHQLHIAREVADRIAPRVLLADEVGLGKTIEAGLVIHRQLLSGRASRVLILVPENLQHQWLVEMRRRFNLQVALFDEERFIESDASNPFEDTQLALVALEWLVDDEKAQDALFAAGWDLMVVDEAHHLVWHEDQVSPEYALVEQLAETIPGVLLLTATPEQLGQDSHFARLRLLDPNRFHDLAAFRAESENYRPVAEAVQELLDKGRLSAEAHQTIHGFLGNEGEALLAAVNDGDSEASARLVRELLDRHGTGRVLFRNTRAAVQGFPERKLHAYPLPCPDEYLELPLGEHAELYPEVSFQAQPEAGDEEQRWWKFDPRVEWLIDQLKMLKRTKVLVICAHAETAMDLEDALRVRSGIPTTVFHEGMNILERDRAAAYFADEEFGAQVLICSEIGSEGRNFQFAHHLVLFDLPSHPDLLEQRIGRLDRIGQKHVIELHVPYLETSPQERLFQWYNEALNAFLNTCPTGNALQHQFGPRLLPLLENADDGEWQALIDEARGERERLEAELHTGRDRLLELNSGGAGEGEALVEAILEQDDQFALPIYMETLFDAFGIDSEDHSENALILKPSEKMLDASFPLGDDEGVTITYDRNQALSREDMQFITWEHPMVQGGMDLVLSGSMGNTAVALIKNKALKPGTVLLELLYVSEVVAPRSLQLGRYLPPAALRCLLDANGNDLSPRVAFETLNDQLESVPKASANKFIQAQRDQLAPKINAGEAKVAPRHAERVAEAKRRLAADTDEELARLTALQAVNPTVRDSELVALRKQREQGLAMLDKAALRLEAIRVLVAG
- a CDS encoding aspartate-semialdehyde dehydrogenase; its protein translation is MLPPMLPLSAVPITAQQDPVRQRPDIPPVVPVQESSNESTIDLQKRDAEQSALLLREEQQRQQEKQRRKREADDDPEQHLAVPGDELNADNTVPVVPLIEDAPRQGLWVDVEV
- a CDS encoding aminotransferase class V-fold PLP-dependent enzyme; translation: MGLEQISRLRAATPGCARVCHFNHAGASLPSQGTLDAMLDQLQREAHSGPMEAARHGAQWQEQARQAAARLLNTSPQAIAFASSGSAAWGMAFHALPAWQPGDRILVGRQEWAGNLACMTPAIAAGAQLEVIPCDSQGAVSVQALQSMLDTRVRLIALTWLPANGGLINPAAAIGQLARQWRIPYFIDAAQAVGQLPCDVQALGCDVLKAAGRKYLRGPRGTALLYVRPGFLEQLNPLPRDVLSAPWDGQGFALRNDARRFETSEVSMVLLAGLANALQELEHIGIDAIAQRIQMLSDSVRRGLERLPGVQLRDLGRPGQQSALIAFTLEGWDGLTLKEELARRHINIGANGIHYTPLDMQARGLSDIARIAVSYFNTEEEIERLLQALAELAQAHRP
- a CDS encoding RidA family protein, with protein sequence MSDSLQQRVQQLGLELPPPGQPIANYVNHVRSQNLLFISGQTPSAEEHPQLLGRLGDHLSVEQGAQAAELAALALLAQLAAALGDDLSRLQRISRLGVFIAASADFKQHGQVANGASNLLVNALGEKGRHARTSVGVASLPAGVAVEVDGIFELKP
- a CDS encoding spinster family MFS transporter, which translates into the protein MDNSTQAANAWRILFLLFLANLFNFFDRTIPAIIIEPIRMEWHLSDFQLGIIGTAFTLVYAIAGLPLGRLADTGSRSKLMGWGLAVWSGLTAVNGMVGSFWSFLLVRMGVGIGEASYAPAANSLIGDLFPAHRRARAMGIFMLGLPLGLVLAFFTIGAMVKAFDSWRAPFFIAAVPGLVLAVFMFFIKEPKRGAAETVKVAQVPIDRPIRRVLAIPTFLWLTLAGLTFNFATYACNSFLVPMLQRYFLMPLQEAAMATGLIVGVTGLVGLTLGGWFADKIHQRVANGRLLFAACSLIISTLATAWALHAGRVEIGVFVAVFSIGWLFAYNFYTCVYTALQDVVEPRLRATAMALFFAGLYLLGGGLGPVVVGALSDHFAHSAMYAAGAQQMTEEFKAIGLHDAMYLIPVALFLTLVFLFQAARCFVGDSQRMKDDLALAAPAARALVV